One region of Zingiber officinale cultivar Zhangliang chromosome 7B, Zo_v1.1, whole genome shotgun sequence genomic DNA includes:
- the LOC122005588 gene encoding protein NRT1/ PTR FAMILY 4.6-like isoform X1, translating into MKIEQEEKEEEENMEEGTEAEACVGYVDWKGKPAVRGKHGGMLAASFVLAVEIMENMAYLANASNLVTYLAGFMHFSLSRSATTVTNFMATAFLLALLGGFLSDAFFTAYHIYLISALLEFLGLVILAVQAKTASLKPPPGEEAAGGKTAILFAGLYLTALGVGGIKGSLAPHGGEQFDESTARGHKARSTFFNYFIFCLASGGLLAVTFVVWVEDNKGWQWGFGISTITILLSIPVFLAGSPLYRNKVPTGSPVTTIAKVLLAAISSRRGNFQSARNAVVDLEQSSPAKESKESEVRGPGEELKWLNRAAEGRPLHRALLCAAHEVEDVKVVLKLLPIFLSTIMLSCCLAQLSTFSVQQAATMDTRVGGLKVPPASLPVFPVIFIMALVPLYDHAIVPLARRATGSDTGITHLQRIGMGLALSVVAMAVAAAVEMKRKRVALRVGEGFKGPLPIAFFWVAFQYLFLGSADLFTLAGLLEFFFSEAPARMRSLATSLSWASLAMGYYLSSALVSMVNWVTTTSSGGGGRKGWLSGGSLNRYHLDRFYWLMCVLSALNLANFVFWATRYRYRSGQKQ; encoded by the exons ATGAAGATCGAGcaggaggagaaagaagaagaagaaaatatg GAAGAAGGAACTGAAGCTGAAGCATGCGTTGGCTATGTGGACTGGAAGGGCAAACCTGCCGTCAGAGGCAAACATGGAGGCATGCTCGCAGCCTCCTTTGTTCTTG CGGTGGAGATAATGGAGAACATGGCGTATCTGGCCAACGCCAGCAACTTGGTGACCTACTTGGCAGGGTTCATGCACTTCTCGCTCTCTCGCTCGGCCACCACGGTGACCAACTTCATGGCCACGGCCTTCCTCCTCGCCCTTCTCGGCGGCTTCTTATCCGACGCCTTCTTCACCGCCTATCATATCTACTTGATAAGTGCTCTCCTCGAGTTCCTG GGGTTGGTCATCCTCGCAGTGCAAGCCAAGACCGCCTCGCTCAAGCCGCCTCCCGGCGAGGAGGCCGCCGGCGGGAAGACCGCTATTCTGTTCGCCGGGCTCTACCTCACTGCGCTCGGAGTAGGTGGCATCAAGGGATCCCTCGCGCCCCATGGCGGCGAGCAGTTCGACGAGAGCACCGCCCGCGGGCACAAGGCCCGGTCCACCTTCTTCAACTACTTCATCTTCTGCCTCGCCTCGGGCGGGCTCCTCGCCGTCACCTTCGTGGTGTGGGTGGAGGACAACAAGGGCTGGCAATGGGGCTTCGGAATCTCCACTATCACCATCCTCCTCTCCATCCCCGTCTTCCTCGCCGGCTCTCCTCTTTACAGGAACAAGGTCCCCACCGGAAGTCCCGTCACCACCATCGCCAAGGTGTTGCTCGCCGCCATCTCGAGTAGGAGAGGTAACTTCCAGAGTGCGAGAAACGCCGTGGTCGACTTGGAACAGAGTTCTCCCGCGAAGGAGAGTAAAGAAAGCGAGGTGAGGGGGCCGGGGGAGGAGCTGAAGTGGCTCAACCGCGCGGCGGAGGGCAGGCCGCTCCACCGCGCCCTCTTGTGCGCCGCGCATGAAGTCGAGGACGTCAAGGTCGTGCTGAAGCTCCTCCCCATCTTTCTCTCCACCATCATGCTCAGCTGCTGCCTCGCGCAGCTCTCGACCTTCTCGGTGCAGCAGGCGGCGACGATGGACACGCGGGTGGGCGGACTGAAGGTGCCGCCGGCGTCGCTGCCGGTCTTCCCTGTCATCTTCATCATGGCCCTCGTGCCGCTGTACGACCACGCGATCGTGCCCTTGGCGCGGCGCGCGACGGGGAGCGACACGGGGATCACGCACCTGCAGCGCATCGGGATGGGGCTGGCGCTGTCAGTGGTGGCGATGGCGGTGGCCGCGGCGGTGGAGATGAAGCGGAAGCGGGTGGCGCTGCGGGTGGGGGAAGGGTTCAAGGGGCCGTTGCCGATCGCCTTCTTCTGGGTGGCGTTCCAGTACCTGTTCCTGGGGTCGGCCGACCTGTTTACGCTGGCGGGATTGCTGGAGTTCTTCTTCAGCGAGGCGCCGGCGAGGATGCGGTCGCTGGCGACGTCTCTGTCGTGGGCGTCGCTGGCAATGGGATACTACCTGAGCTCGGCCCTGGTGTCGATGGTAAACTGGGTGACGACGACGTCGTCAGGCGGCGGAGGGCGGAAGGGGTGGCTGTCGGGGGGAAGTCTGAACCGATACCACCTCGATCGCTTCTACTGGCTGATGTGCGTGCTGAGCGCGTTGAACTTGGCCAACTTCGTCTTCTGGGCGACCCGGTATCGCTACCGATCCGGCCAGAAACAGTAG
- the LOC122005588 gene encoding protein NRT1/ PTR FAMILY 4.6-like isoform X3, with protein MWTGRANLPSEANMEACSQPPLFLGLVILAVQAKTASLKPPPGEEAAGGKTAILFAGLYLTALGVGGIKGSLAPHGGEQFDESTARGHKARSTFFNYFIFCLASGGLLAVTFVVWVEDNKGWQWGFGISTITILLSIPVFLAGSPLYRNKVPTGSPVTTIAKVLLAAISSRRGNFQSARNAVVDLEQSSPAKESKESEVRGPGEELKWLNRAAEGRPLHRALLCAAHEVEDVKVVLKLLPIFLSTIMLSCCLAQLSTFSVQQAATMDTRVGGLKVPPASLPVFPVIFIMALVPLYDHAIVPLARRATGSDTGITHLQRIGMGLALSVVAMAVAAAVEMKRKRVALRVGEGFKGPLPIAFFWVAFQYLFLGSADLFTLAGLLEFFFSEAPARMRSLATSLSWASLAMGYYLSSALVSMVNWVTTTSSGGGGRKGWLSGGSLNRYHLDRFYWLMCVLSALNLANFVFWATRYRYRSGQKQ; from the exons ATGTGGACTGGAAGGGCAAACCTGCCGTCAGAGGCAAACATGGAGGCATGCTCGCAGCCTCCTTTGTTCTTG GGGTTGGTCATCCTCGCAGTGCAAGCCAAGACCGCCTCGCTCAAGCCGCCTCCCGGCGAGGAGGCCGCCGGCGGGAAGACCGCTATTCTGTTCGCCGGGCTCTACCTCACTGCGCTCGGAGTAGGTGGCATCAAGGGATCCCTCGCGCCCCATGGCGGCGAGCAGTTCGACGAGAGCACCGCCCGCGGGCACAAGGCCCGGTCCACCTTCTTCAACTACTTCATCTTCTGCCTCGCCTCGGGCGGGCTCCTCGCCGTCACCTTCGTGGTGTGGGTGGAGGACAACAAGGGCTGGCAATGGGGCTTCGGAATCTCCACTATCACCATCCTCCTCTCCATCCCCGTCTTCCTCGCCGGCTCTCCTCTTTACAGGAACAAGGTCCCCACCGGAAGTCCCGTCACCACCATCGCCAAGGTGTTGCTCGCCGCCATCTCGAGTAGGAGAGGTAACTTCCAGAGTGCGAGAAACGCCGTGGTCGACTTGGAACAGAGTTCTCCCGCGAAGGAGAGTAAAGAAAGCGAGGTGAGGGGGCCGGGGGAGGAGCTGAAGTGGCTCAACCGCGCGGCGGAGGGCAGGCCGCTCCACCGCGCCCTCTTGTGCGCCGCGCATGAAGTCGAGGACGTCAAGGTCGTGCTGAAGCTCCTCCCCATCTTTCTCTCCACCATCATGCTCAGCTGCTGCCTCGCGCAGCTCTCGACCTTCTCGGTGCAGCAGGCGGCGACGATGGACACGCGGGTGGGCGGACTGAAGGTGCCGCCGGCGTCGCTGCCGGTCTTCCCTGTCATCTTCATCATGGCCCTCGTGCCGCTGTACGACCACGCGATCGTGCCCTTGGCGCGGCGCGCGACGGGGAGCGACACGGGGATCACGCACCTGCAGCGCATCGGGATGGGGCTGGCGCTGTCAGTGGTGGCGATGGCGGTGGCCGCGGCGGTGGAGATGAAGCGGAAGCGGGTGGCGCTGCGGGTGGGGGAAGGGTTCAAGGGGCCGTTGCCGATCGCCTTCTTCTGGGTGGCGTTCCAGTACCTGTTCCTGGGGTCGGCCGACCTGTTTACGCTGGCGGGATTGCTGGAGTTCTTCTTCAGCGAGGCGCCGGCGAGGATGCGGTCGCTGGCGACGTCTCTGTCGTGGGCGTCGCTGGCAATGGGATACTACCTGAGCTCGGCCCTGGTGTCGATGGTAAACTGGGTGACGACGACGTCGTCAGGCGGCGGAGGGCGGAAGGGGTGGCTGTCGGGGGGAAGTCTGAACCGATACCACCTCGATCGCTTCTACTGGCTGATGTGCGTGCTGAGCGCGTTGAACTTGGCCAACTTCGTCTTCTGGGCGACCCGGTATCGCTACCGATCCGGCCAGAAACAGTAG
- the LOC122005588 gene encoding protein NRT1/ PTR FAMILY 4.6-like isoform X2 — protein sequence MENMAYLANASNLVTYLAGFMHFSLSRSATTVTNFMATAFLLALLGGFLSDAFFTAYHIYLISALLEFLGLVILAVQAKTASLKPPPGEEAAGGKTAILFAGLYLTALGVGGIKGSLAPHGGEQFDESTARGHKARSTFFNYFIFCLASGGLLAVTFVVWVEDNKGWQWGFGISTITILLSIPVFLAGSPLYRNKVPTGSPVTTIAKVLLAAISSRRGNFQSARNAVVDLEQSSPAKESKESEVRGPGEELKWLNRAAEGRPLHRALLCAAHEVEDVKVVLKLLPIFLSTIMLSCCLAQLSTFSVQQAATMDTRVGGLKVPPASLPVFPVIFIMALVPLYDHAIVPLARRATGSDTGITHLQRIGMGLALSVVAMAVAAAVEMKRKRVALRVGEGFKGPLPIAFFWVAFQYLFLGSADLFTLAGLLEFFFSEAPARMRSLATSLSWASLAMGYYLSSALVSMVNWVTTTSSGGGGRKGWLSGGSLNRYHLDRFYWLMCVLSALNLANFVFWATRYRYRSGQKQ from the exons ATGGAGAACATGGCGTATCTGGCCAACGCCAGCAACTTGGTGACCTACTTGGCAGGGTTCATGCACTTCTCGCTCTCTCGCTCGGCCACCACGGTGACCAACTTCATGGCCACGGCCTTCCTCCTCGCCCTTCTCGGCGGCTTCTTATCCGACGCCTTCTTCACCGCCTATCATATCTACTTGATAAGTGCTCTCCTCGAGTTCCTG GGGTTGGTCATCCTCGCAGTGCAAGCCAAGACCGCCTCGCTCAAGCCGCCTCCCGGCGAGGAGGCCGCCGGCGGGAAGACCGCTATTCTGTTCGCCGGGCTCTACCTCACTGCGCTCGGAGTAGGTGGCATCAAGGGATCCCTCGCGCCCCATGGCGGCGAGCAGTTCGACGAGAGCACCGCCCGCGGGCACAAGGCCCGGTCCACCTTCTTCAACTACTTCATCTTCTGCCTCGCCTCGGGCGGGCTCCTCGCCGTCACCTTCGTGGTGTGGGTGGAGGACAACAAGGGCTGGCAATGGGGCTTCGGAATCTCCACTATCACCATCCTCCTCTCCATCCCCGTCTTCCTCGCCGGCTCTCCTCTTTACAGGAACAAGGTCCCCACCGGAAGTCCCGTCACCACCATCGCCAAGGTGTTGCTCGCCGCCATCTCGAGTAGGAGAGGTAACTTCCAGAGTGCGAGAAACGCCGTGGTCGACTTGGAACAGAGTTCTCCCGCGAAGGAGAGTAAAGAAAGCGAGGTGAGGGGGCCGGGGGAGGAGCTGAAGTGGCTCAACCGCGCGGCGGAGGGCAGGCCGCTCCACCGCGCCCTCTTGTGCGCCGCGCATGAAGTCGAGGACGTCAAGGTCGTGCTGAAGCTCCTCCCCATCTTTCTCTCCACCATCATGCTCAGCTGCTGCCTCGCGCAGCTCTCGACCTTCTCGGTGCAGCAGGCGGCGACGATGGACACGCGGGTGGGCGGACTGAAGGTGCCGCCGGCGTCGCTGCCGGTCTTCCCTGTCATCTTCATCATGGCCCTCGTGCCGCTGTACGACCACGCGATCGTGCCCTTGGCGCGGCGCGCGACGGGGAGCGACACGGGGATCACGCACCTGCAGCGCATCGGGATGGGGCTGGCGCTGTCAGTGGTGGCGATGGCGGTGGCCGCGGCGGTGGAGATGAAGCGGAAGCGGGTGGCGCTGCGGGTGGGGGAAGGGTTCAAGGGGCCGTTGCCGATCGCCTTCTTCTGGGTGGCGTTCCAGTACCTGTTCCTGGGGTCGGCCGACCTGTTTACGCTGGCGGGATTGCTGGAGTTCTTCTTCAGCGAGGCGCCGGCGAGGATGCGGTCGCTGGCGACGTCTCTGTCGTGGGCGTCGCTGGCAATGGGATACTACCTGAGCTCGGCCCTGGTGTCGATGGTAAACTGGGTGACGACGACGTCGTCAGGCGGCGGAGGGCGGAAGGGGTGGCTGTCGGGGGGAAGTCTGAACCGATACCACCTCGATCGCTTCTACTGGCTGATGTGCGTGCTGAGCGCGTTGAACTTGGCCAACTTCGTCTTCTGGGCGACCCGGTATCGCTACCGATCCGGCCAGAAACAGTAG